The following proteins are co-located in the Streptomyces sp. NBC_01198 genome:
- a CDS encoding SigE family RNA polymerase sigma factor — translation MWKGLSVGEGGFEQFVAARGQRLLRVAWLLTGDAHLAEDLLQTVLAKVWPKWHRIAEENPEAYVRRALVHTHASWWRRRWRGEVPHGDLPDQALPQDDYAGVDLEQTLGAAVRALPVRQRAVVVLRYFEDLSVTETAEALGCSEGTVKSQAAKALRTLRGRLPSAVTPDGGECRD, via the coding sequence ATGTGGAAAGGACTTTCGGTGGGCGAGGGCGGGTTCGAGCAGTTCGTCGCGGCACGCGGTCAACGGCTGCTGCGGGTCGCGTGGCTGCTCACCGGCGACGCCCACCTCGCCGAGGACCTGTTGCAGACGGTGCTGGCCAAGGTGTGGCCCAAATGGCACCGGATCGCCGAGGAGAATCCCGAGGCGTACGTCCGCCGGGCGCTGGTGCACACCCATGCCTCCTGGTGGCGCAGGCGATGGCGCGGCGAGGTGCCGCACGGCGACCTGCCGGACCAGGCGCTGCCGCAGGACGACTACGCGGGAGTGGACCTGGAGCAGACGCTCGGCGCGGCGGTACGCGCCCTGCCGGTGCGCCAGCGGGCCGTGGTGGTGCTGCGCTACTTCGAGGACCTGAGCGTGACCGAGACCGCGGAGGCGCTGGGGTGTTCGGAGGGCACGGTGAAGAGCCAGGCGGCGAAGGCGCTGCGGACGCTGCGCGGGCGGCTGCCGTCCGCGGTCACGCCGGACGGCGGTGAGTGCCGTGACTGA
- the aspS gene encoding aspartate--tRNA ligase produces the protein MHRYRSHTCGELRATDVDTDVRLSGWLHNRRDLGGILFVDLRDHYGFTQLVVRPGSPVYDQLSSQSKESVVRVDGRVLARSAENVNPELPTGEIEVDVTSLEVLGAADPLPFPVFPEDSANEEMRLTNRFLDLRRQRMHRNIMLRTQVISFLRREMTGLGFNEMATPILSATSPEGARDFLVPSRVHPGKFYALPQAPQQFKQLLMISGFDRYFQIAPCFRDEDSRADRSPGEFYQLDVEMSFVEQEDVFGVIEKVMTDLFTELGGGRTVTSPFPRIPFRESMLKYGNDKPDLRTALELVDVSGVFAGSGFKAFADRHVRALAVHDTADQPRKFFDQLGDYAVSLGAKGLAWVRVGEENALTGPIAKFLTEDDVTALVDAVGARPGTAIFFGAGEFDEVSKIMGPVRVEAAKRAGQYDEGVFRFCWIVDFPMFERNEDTGAIEFSHNPFSMPQGGLEALETKDPLDILAWQYDIVCNGIELSSGAIRNHEPAVMYKAFEIAGYSRETVEAEFGGMLRAFHFGAPPHGGIAPGVDRMVMLLADEPNIRETIAFPLNQHAQDLLMGAPSEVEPNRLRELNIQLRQK, from the coding sequence ATGCACCGGTACCGGTCACACACCTGCGGAGAGCTGCGCGCCACCGACGTCGACACCGACGTCCGCCTGTCCGGCTGGCTGCACAATCGCCGTGACCTGGGGGGCATCCTCTTCGTCGACCTCCGCGACCACTACGGCTTCACGCAGCTGGTGGTCCGGCCGGGCTCGCCCGTCTACGACCAGCTGAGCAGCCAGTCCAAGGAGTCCGTGGTCCGCGTCGACGGCCGGGTGCTGGCCCGCTCGGCGGAGAACGTCAACCCCGAACTGCCCACCGGCGAGATCGAGGTCGACGTGACCTCGCTCGAAGTGCTCGGCGCCGCCGACCCGCTGCCCTTCCCGGTCTTCCCCGAGGACAGCGCCAACGAGGAGATGCGGCTCACCAACCGCTTCCTGGACCTGCGCCGGCAGCGCATGCACCGCAACATCATGCTGCGCACCCAGGTCATCTCCTTCCTGCGCCGCGAGATGACCGGGCTGGGCTTCAACGAGATGGCCACCCCGATCCTGTCGGCCACCTCCCCCGAGGGCGCCCGCGACTTCCTGGTGCCCTCGCGTGTGCACCCCGGCAAGTTCTACGCGCTGCCGCAGGCGCCGCAGCAGTTCAAGCAGCTGCTGATGATCTCCGGCTTCGACCGCTACTTCCAGATCGCGCCCTGCTTCCGCGACGAGGACTCGCGCGCCGACCGCTCCCCCGGCGAGTTCTACCAGCTCGACGTGGAGATGAGCTTCGTCGAGCAGGAGGACGTCTTCGGCGTCATCGAGAAGGTGATGACCGACCTCTTCACCGAACTCGGCGGCGGCCGTACGGTCACCTCGCCCTTCCCGCGCATCCCGTTCCGCGAGTCGATGCTCAAGTACGGCAACGACAAGCCGGATCTGCGGACCGCGCTCGAACTGGTCGACGTCTCCGGCGTCTTCGCCGGCTCCGGCTTCAAGGCCTTCGCCGACCGGCACGTACGCGCACTGGCCGTGCACGACACCGCGGACCAGCCGCGCAAGTTCTTCGACCAGCTCGGCGACTACGCCGTCTCGCTCGGCGCGAAGGGCCTGGCCTGGGTCCGGGTCGGCGAGGAGAACGCGCTCACCGGGCCGATCGCCAAGTTCCTCACCGAGGACGACGTGACCGCGCTGGTCGACGCGGTCGGCGCGAGGCCGGGCACCGCGATCTTCTTCGGCGCCGGTGAGTTCGACGAGGTCTCGAAGATCATGGGGCCGGTGCGGGTCGAGGCCGCCAAGCGCGCCGGGCAGTACGACGAGGGCGTCTTCCGCTTCTGCTGGATCGTCGACTTCCCGATGTTCGAGCGCAACGAGGACACCGGGGCGATCGAGTTCTCGCACAACCCGTTCTCGATGCCGCAGGGCGGGCTCGAAGCGCTCGAGACGAAGGACCCGCTGGACATCCTGGCGTGGCAGTACGACATTGTCTGCAACGGCATCGAGCTGTCGTCCGGCGCCATCAGGAACCACGAACCCGCGGTGATGTACAAGGCGTTCGAGATCGCCGGGTATTCGCGCGAGACCGTCGAGGCGGAATTCGGCGGGATGCTGCGCGCCTTCCACTTCGGCGCGCCGCCGCACGGCGGCATCGCGCCGGGCGTCGACCGGATGGTCATGCTGCTCGCGGACGAGCCCAACATCCGCGAGACGATCGCTTTTCCGCTCAACCAGCACGCGCAGGATCTCCTGATGGGTGCGCCGTCCGAGGTCGAGCCCAACCGGCTGCGCGAGCTCAATATCCAGCTCCGCCAGAAGTAG
- a CDS encoding ATP-binding SpoIIE family protein phosphatase: MHSEDVLAAVGSGLWQWDEGTGNVTVDGCAARLLGLPGGAATLRSNAVRACLHAADYVSLSAAISLAAAEGTVAESLVRVVGEDGKVVRTLRAQVAPRGGVLSGTLHEVHTSGPQSGPATGDWPRAREAFLLDAGRALAEADSTAEVLRVAASLSMPGFSPDGLAVFGVEGDRLTVIGHHGQEVADVSLWDMPLATDYPAAQVARTGRAVYVGSPEEYAERFPTTWPLVEPYGRVSWAYLPLVAAGTTIGAWMAGFREPVAFTPDERSVLTTVARMLGQALSRAGLQESERELTAGLQRTMLPARKPGVFGMAVAARYVPTGGGLQVGGDWYDVISLPSGRTAIVIGDVQGHDVRAAGLMGQLRVALRAYAAEGHGPDAVLSRTSRYLAGLADEQGADVRFATCLYVEIDPLTGTLDVVRAGHPEPAIRLGDGTTIVRRTAVGLPLGIEPDCDYPTTRMMLEPGEVLALCTDGMIETGGHDLESGWTRLTRALAAGPADDLEALADALVQAVVGPGSHQTTGPLADRREDDIALVLLRRDPDGPTCAVPVRRTMLTVSQADPGQIRSCREDLRALLHDWTSPEQVETSVLLVSEAVTNVLVHTDGDASVMAQVTGMPGTRRLHVDVGDGSDDMPHRRSPGELASSGRGLLLMEELADAWGVDPRGDGKSTWFELYESTATSLL; encoded by the coding sequence ATGCACTCCGAGGACGTCCTCGCCGCGGTCGGTTCCGGTCTCTGGCAGTGGGACGAGGGCACCGGCAACGTGACGGTGGACGGGTGCGCGGCGCGCTTGCTCGGTCTGCCGGGGGGCGCCGCCACGCTCCGGTCCAACGCGGTGCGCGCATGCCTGCACGCGGCCGACTACGTGTCGCTGAGCGCGGCGATCTCGCTGGCCGCGGCCGAGGGCACGGTCGCCGAGTCCCTGGTTCGGGTGGTCGGCGAGGACGGGAAGGTCGTGCGCACGCTGCGCGCACAGGTCGCTCCGCGCGGTGGTGTCCTCAGCGGCACCCTGCACGAGGTGCACACCTCGGGCCCGCAGTCCGGCCCGGCGACCGGGGACTGGCCGCGGGCCAGGGAGGCCTTCCTGCTGGACGCGGGCCGCGCGCTGGCCGAGGCGGACTCCACCGCGGAGGTGCTGCGGGTCGCGGCGAGCCTGTCGATGCCCGGCTTCTCGCCGGACGGCCTCGCCGTCTTCGGGGTGGAGGGCGACCGGCTGACGGTCATCGGCCACCACGGCCAGGAGGTCGCCGACGTCAGCCTCTGGGACATGCCGCTGGCCACCGACTATCCGGCCGCGCAGGTGGCCCGCACCGGCCGCGCGGTCTACGTGGGCTCGCCCGAGGAGTACGCCGAGCGCTTCCCGACGACCTGGCCGCTGGTGGAGCCGTACGGGCGGGTGTCCTGGGCGTATCTGCCGCTGGTCGCCGCCGGGACGACCATCGGCGCCTGGATGGCGGGCTTCCGCGAACCGGTCGCCTTCACCCCCGACGAGCGCTCGGTGCTCACCACGGTGGCCCGCATGCTCGGCCAGGCGCTGTCCAGGGCGGGTCTGCAGGAGTCGGAGCGCGAGCTGACCGCGGGCCTGCAGCGCACGATGCTGCCGGCGCGCAAGCCCGGCGTGTTCGGGATGGCGGTGGCCGCCCGCTACGTCCCCACCGGCGGCGGCCTCCAGGTCGGCGGCGACTGGTACGACGTGATCAGCCTGCCCTCCGGCCGTACCGCCATCGTCATCGGCGACGTCCAGGGGCACGACGTCAGGGCCGCGGGCCTGATGGGCCAGCTGCGGGTCGCGCTGCGGGCGTACGCGGCCGAGGGCCACGGGCCGGACGCGGTGCTGTCCCGCACCTCGCGCTACCTGGCCGGGCTCGCCGACGAGCAGGGCGCCGACGTCCGCTTCGCGACCTGCCTCTACGTCGAGATCGACCCGCTCACCGGCACCCTCGACGTGGTACGGGCCGGCCACCCGGAGCCCGCCATACGCCTGGGCGACGGCACCACCATCGTGCGGCGCACCGCCGTGGGGCTGCCACTCGGCATCGAGCCGGACTGCGACTACCCCACCACCAGGATGATGCTGGAGCCCGGCGAGGTGCTCGCGCTGTGCACCGACGGCATGATCGAGACCGGCGGCCACGACCTGGAGAGCGGCTGGACCCGCCTGACCCGGGCGCTTGCCGCCGGTCCCGCGGACGACCTGGAGGCACTCGCCGACGCCCTGGTCCAGGCCGTCGTCGGCCCGGGCTCGCACCAGACCACCGGCCCGCTCGCGGACCGCCGCGAGGACGACATCGCCCTGGTCCTGCTGCGCCGCGACCCCGACGGGCCGACCTGCGCGGTCCCGGTCCGCCGCACCATGCTCACCGTCTCGCAGGCCGACCCCGGCCAGATCCGCTCCTGCCGCGAGGACCTGCGCGCCCTGCTGCACGACTGGACCTCCCCCGAGCAGGTCGAGACGTCCGTCCTGCTGGTCTCCGAGGCCGTCACGAACGTGCTGGTCCACACAGACGGCGACGCCTCCGTGATGGCCCAGGTCACCGGCATGCCCGGCACCCGCCGCCTGCACGTCGACGTCGGCGACGGCTCCGACGACATGCCCCACCGCCGCTCCCCCGGCGAGCTGGCCTCCTCGGGCCGCGGCCTGCTGCTGATGGAGGAGCTGGCCGACGCGTGGGGCGTCGATCCGCGGGGGGACGGGAAGTCGACGTGGTTCGAGCTCTACGAGTCGACGGCGACGTCGCTGCTGTGA
- a CDS encoding type II toxin-antitoxin system VapC family toxin, protein MIVVDASVFAFALLDEGTTGDRCRAALAADDRWIAPQHWSVEVLSVVRGNLLGGKISASHAADAVAALCQWDPEVPLTRVLLPRMWELRANLTAYDAAYVAAAEVYECTLLTADARLSCASGIRCSVDVLA, encoded by the coding sequence GTGATCGTGGTCGACGCCTCGGTCTTCGCCTTCGCTCTGCTGGACGAGGGCACGACCGGCGACCGGTGCAGGGCGGCGCTGGCCGCCGACGACCGGTGGATCGCTCCACAGCACTGGAGCGTCGAGGTCCTGTCGGTTGTCCGCGGGAACCTGCTCGGCGGCAAGATCTCCGCCAGCCATGCCGCGGATGCCGTCGCGGCCCTTTGCCAATGGGACCCGGAGGTCCCCCTCACCCGCGTCCTGCTGCCGCGCATGTGGGAACTGCGGGCGAATCTCACCGCATACGACGCTGCCTACGTGGCGGCGGCAGAGGTGTACGAGTGCACCTTGCTGACCGCCGACGCCCGCCTGTCCTGTGCGTCCGGCATCCGCTGCTCCGTCGACGTGCTGGCCTGA
- a CDS encoding ATP-binding protein, with translation MPDIPIVPAVWRFPAHPASVGQARHAVAEALAYGPASRLGAELGLITSELVTNAVRYGTCAEDLVELVLWPADGHYWLAVSDPGAVRPAVDRRPPPDAESGRGLLLVDTLAAAWAVVPRAHRGKSVVAGLALGHGG, from the coding sequence ATGCCTGACATCCCGATCGTGCCCGCCGTCTGGCGGTTTCCCGCGCATCCTGCCTCCGTGGGGCAGGCGCGGCATGCCGTTGCCGAAGCCCTGGCCTATGGGCCGGCGTCCCGGCTGGGGGCCGAGCTGGGGCTGATCACCAGCGAGCTGGTCACCAACGCCGTCCGGTACGGCACGTGCGCCGAGGATCTGGTCGAGCTCGTGCTGTGGCCCGCCGACGGGCACTACTGGCTCGCCGTCTCCGACCCGGGTGCGGTCAGGCCCGCCGTCGACCGCAGGCCGCCGCCGGACGCCGAGTCCGGGCGCGGGCTGCTGCTGGTGGACACGCTCGCCGCCGCGTGGGCGGTGGTCCCCCGGGCGCACCGGGGGAAGTCCGTGGTCGCCGGGCTGGCGCTCGGGCACGGCGGATGA
- a CDS encoding helix-turn-helix domain-containing protein: MPPRSNPSARQQRLGAELRRLREDAGLSTEQAAGLLDTKRTVISSTEAGRHGISPERVRRIAFVYDCTDQELIGALVAMCGDRAQGWWEDFRGILPLTFLDIAEMEWHARGLRVSTMTHMPGQFQTEAYARALFRAAIPPLPEAEVEARVAHRVQRHQAIDRPDAPPYELVVHEGALRTEVGGRAVLRDQLAHLMAAAERDNVTVQAIPFSAGAFPGSGQSILYARAPVPRLDTALADRITVGEFVHAEAHLCKYRLQLDAMQRISLPPEKTLNLMHSIASQL; the protein is encoded by the coding sequence ATGCCGCCGAGGAGCAATCCGAGCGCACGCCAGCAGCGCCTGGGCGCGGAGCTTCGCAGGCTGCGCGAAGACGCCGGGCTCTCCACCGAGCAGGCCGCCGGCCTGCTGGACACCAAGCGGACCGTCATCTCCAGCACCGAGGCCGGACGCCACGGGATCAGCCCCGAGCGGGTACGTCGGATCGCCTTCGTCTACGACTGCACCGACCAGGAACTGATCGGCGCACTCGTCGCGATGTGCGGCGACCGCGCGCAGGGCTGGTGGGAGGACTTCCGGGGCATCCTGCCCCTGACGTTCCTCGACATCGCCGAAATGGAGTGGCACGCCCGGGGCCTGCGGGTCAGCACCATGACGCACATGCCCGGCCAGTTCCAGACCGAGGCCTATGCGCGCGCCCTATTCCGCGCCGCCATCCCGCCGCTGCCCGAGGCAGAGGTGGAGGCCAGGGTTGCCCACCGCGTGCAACGCCATCAGGCGATCGACCGCCCGGACGCGCCTCCGTACGAACTCGTCGTACACGAGGGGGCGTTGCGGACCGAAGTTGGCGGACGCGCGGTGCTGCGCGACCAACTCGCCCATCTCATGGCCGCCGCAGAACGCGACAACGTCACCGTTCAGGCCATCCCGTTCTCCGCCGGCGCCTTCCCCGGCTCGGGCCAGTCCATCCTGTACGCCCGCGCCCCGGTGCCCCGCCTGGACACCGCCCTGGCGGATCGCATCACGGTCGGGGAATTCGTCCACGCCGAGGCGCACTTGTGCAAGTACCGACTGCAACTCGACGCGATGCAGCGCATTTCCCTCCCGCCGGAGAAGACGCTCAACCTCATGCACTCCATCGCGTCCCAGCTCTAG
- a CDS encoding pirin family protein, with product MPAVTVENPLTLPRVTAPADGRPRKALAVSTAPSGFEGEGFPVRRAFAGIDYRHLDPFIMMDQMGEVDYAAGEPKGTPWHPHRGFETVTYIMDGTFIHQDSHGGGGTITNGDTQWMTAGSGLLHIETPPESLVLSGGLFHGLQLWVNLPKADKMMPPKYQDIRAGGLKLLTSADGGALIRLIAGDLGGHVGPGSTHTPITMTHVSLNAGASVTLPWRADFNALAYGLAGTGFAGPQSRPFAMGQAVVFGDGDTLTIRAAETQDSRSANFEFVLLGGLPIREPMMQYGPFVMNTHAELAQAFDDFQAGRLGTIPADSPYGQ from the coding sequence ATGCCCGCCGTGACCGTAGAGAACCCGTTGACCCTGCCGCGCGTCACCGCACCCGCCGACGGCCGACCCCGCAAGGCCCTGGCCGTCAGCACCGCGCCCAGCGGGTTCGAAGGGGAGGGCTTCCCGGTCCGCCGCGCCTTCGCCGGCATCGACTACCGCCACCTCGACCCGTTCATCATGATGGACCAGATGGGCGAAGTGGACTACGCGGCCGGCGAGCCCAAGGGCACTCCCTGGCACCCGCACCGCGGCTTCGAGACCGTGACGTACATCATGGACGGCACCTTCATCCACCAGGACTCGCACGGCGGCGGCGGCACCATCACCAACGGCGACACCCAGTGGATGACCGCCGGGTCCGGGCTGCTGCACATCGAGACCCCGCCGGAGTCCCTGGTGCTCAGCGGCGGCCTCTTCCACGGCCTCCAGCTGTGGGTCAACCTCCCCAAGGCCGACAAGATGATGCCCCCGAAGTACCAGGACATCAGGGCCGGCGGCCTGAAGCTGCTCACCTCCGCGGACGGCGGCGCCCTCATCCGGCTGATCGCCGGCGACCTCGGCGGCCACGTCGGCCCCGGCTCCACCCACACGCCGATCACCATGACCCACGTGTCCCTCAACGCCGGCGCCTCGGTCACCCTCCCCTGGCGCGCCGACTTCAACGCCCTCGCCTACGGCCTGGCCGGCACCGGCTTCGCCGGCCCGCAGTCCCGCCCCTTCGCCATGGGCCAGGCCGTCGTCTTCGGCGACGGCGACACCCTGACGATCCGCGCCGCCGAGACGCAGGACTCCCGCTCGGCGAACTTCGAGTTCGTCCTGCTCGGCGGACTCCCCATCCGCGAGCCGATGATGCAGTACGGCCCGTTCGTGATGAACACCCACGCGGAGCTGGCCCAGGCCTTCGACGACTTCCAGGCGGGCCGCCTGGGCACGATCCCGGCGGACTCGCCCTACGGTCAGTGA
- a CDS encoding SseB family protein has protein sequence MYGYDQSVNPGQGPAPGGAAPMSGYPEPSPPSLADAVRAFTTGSLSAEDFQAIFATSKIYCPRGENPGFLALHDTQQPVIPMFSSLKELRRYAGKESKYFVITGAEVLDLLPTGYGFVIDIDGQHRMVFDAKAVEQMVDFTMRRMYG, from the coding sequence CCCGGCCAAGGCCCGGCTCCCGGCGGAGCCGCGCCCATGTCCGGCTATCCCGAGCCCTCTCCGCCGTCGCTTGCCGACGCCGTACGCGCCTTCACGACGGGCTCGCTGTCGGCCGAGGACTTCCAGGCGATCTTCGCCACCTCCAAGATCTACTGCCCGCGCGGCGAGAACCCGGGCTTCCTGGCGCTGCACGACACGCAGCAGCCGGTGATCCCGATGTTCAGCTCGCTCAAGGAGCTGCGGCGCTACGCGGGCAAGGAGTCGAAGTACTTCGTGATCACCGGCGCCGAGGTGCTCGACCTGCTGCCGACCGGCTACGGCTTCGTGATCGACATCGACGGCCAGCACCGGATGGTCTTCGACGCCAAGGCGGTCGAGCAGATGGTGGACTTCACGATGCGCCGGATGTACGGCTGA